A DNA window from Bos javanicus breed banteng chromosome 10, ARS-OSU_banteng_1.0, whole genome shotgun sequence contains the following coding sequences:
- the RPS27L gene encoding ribosomal protein eS27-like isoform X2, whose translation MPLARDLLHPSLDEEKKKHKKKRLVQSPNSYFMDVKCPGCYKITTVFSHAQTVVLCVGCSTVLCQPTGGKARLTEGCSFRRKQH comes from the exons ATGCCT tTAGCTAGAGATTTACTGCATCCTTCCTTGGacgaggaaaagaaaaaacataaaaagaaacggCTGGTTCAAAGTCCAAATTCTTACTTCATGGATGTAAAATGTCCAG GTTGCTACAAGATTACCACGGTCTTCAGCCATGCTCAGACAGTAGTGCTTTGCGTAGGCTGTTCAACAGTGCTGTGCCAGCCAACAGGAGGAAAGGCCAGACTCACAGAAG GCTGTTCATTTAGAAGGAAGCAACACTAA
- the RPS27L gene encoding ribosomal protein eS27-like isoform X1 produces the protein MDVKCPGCYKITTVFSHAQTVVLCVGCSTVLCQPTGGKARLTEGCSFRRKQH, from the exons ATGGATGTAAAATGTCCAG GTTGCTACAAGATTACCACGGTCTTCAGCCATGCTCAGACAGTAGTGCTTTGCGTAGGCTGTTCAACAGTGCTGTGCCAGCCAACAGGAGGAAAGGCCAGACTCACAGAAG GCTGTTCATTTAGAAGGAAGCAACACTAA